From Arachis stenosperma cultivar V10309 chromosome 2, arast.V10309.gnm1.PFL2, whole genome shotgun sequence, one genomic window encodes:
- the LOC130963610 gene encoding uncharacterized protein LOC130963610: MSPVETLHGQLVPQRGGPWKDICQLRIREPQLRERMIRGLPMDVGNGRTTRFWEDVWLPGGVLKEMFPRLFSVSSLKESVIGDCGFWDGLERIWSFQWRRQLFQWKLELLNQLHEILLILKLTSEREDRVVWKFDRTGIFSTKSFILVMQEAALPEEITSYSFTSGIWRGFVPPRVELFTCKAEESAFHLFVGCEITWRVWSAWLFAFGRSWTIPGTLKQHFESWQNATQRKLEKKRWLVGFFAVIWAIWLERNNRVFNNHGSRVMEIINKSFMYSDEWLGSASWSVDSIVEDDKGMGQLLGLLLLFSTCLSLCHVYNCSTVLC; encoded by the exons ATGAGTCCTGTTGAGACGCTGCATGGGCAGCTTGTGCCTCAAAGAGGGGGACCCTGGAAGGATATCTGTCAGCTTCGAATAAGGGAACCACAGTTAAGGGAACGGATGATCAGAGGATTGCCGATGGACGTTGGGAATGGCAGAACAACCCGATTTTGGGAAGATGTATGGCTACCAGGTGGGGTCTTGAAGGAGATGTTCCCAAGGCTGTTCTCGGTCTCAAGCCTAAAAGAATCTGTTATTGGAGACTGTGGGTTTTGGGATGGATTGGAGAGAATATGGAGCTTCCAGTGGAGGAGACAGCTGTTTCAATGGAAATTGGAGCTCTTGAACCAGCTCCATGAGATATTACTGATACTAAAGCTAACATCTGAGAGAGAGGATAGGGTCGTCTGGAAATTTGATAGAACTGGTATTTTCTCGACCAAATCATTTATCCTGGTGATGCAAGAAGCGGCCCTCCCAGAGGAGATCACGAGCTATAGCTTTACTAGTGGTATATGGAGAGGCTTCGTCCCGCCCAGGGTCGAACTGTTTACTTG TAAGGCTGAGGAGTCCGCTTTTCATCTGTTTGTTGGGTGCGAGATCACATGGCGGGTGTGGAGTGCGTGGCTATTCGCCTTTGGAAGGTCATGGACCATACCAGGTACACTGAAGCAACACTTTGAGAGTTGGCAGAATGCGACACAGAGAAAGCTAGAGAAAAAGAGGTGGTTAGTTGGATTCTTTGCTGTCATTTGGGCAATCTGGTTAGAAAGAAATAATCGAGTCTTCAATAATCATGGATCAAGAGTTATGGAAATAATAAACAAGTCCTTCATGTACTCTGACGAGTGGCTTGGAAGCGCCTCCTGGAGTGTTGATAGCATAGTCGAAGATGACAAGGGGATGGGTCAACTCTTGGGgttgttattattgttttctacTTGTCTTTCCTTATGTCATGTCTATAATTGCTCC
- the LOC130963611 gene encoding uncharacterized protein LOC130963611, whose product MERGLRQGDPLSPFLSVLAVDVLHRMIREAVRNGRICPLLVGRDHIELSHLQFADDTILFCPPEEETIRNYKRLLRCFELMSGLSINFEKSSFIPVNCEQSWVQKMCRLLGCKEASLPVRYLGISLGANPRLVKTWKPVIDKVDEKLSL is encoded by the coding sequence ATGGAGAGGGGATTACGTCAAGGAGATCCTCTGTCTCCCTTTCTATCTGTCCTAGCTGTTGATGTTCTTCATAGGATGATTAGAGAGGCGGTGAGGAATGGGCGCATTTGTCCGCTCTTGGTTGGCCGAGATCACATAGAATTATCGCATCTACAGTTTGCGGACGATACAATACTCTTTTGCCCTCCAGAAGAAGAGACCATACGGAACTATAAGCGCCTCCTTCGCTGTTTTGAACTGATGTCTGGGTTGAGCATTAATTTTGAGAAGTCCAGCTTCATTCCGGTTAACTGCGAACAGAGTTGGGTACAGAAGATGTGTCGCCTGTTGGGATGTAAGGAGGCCTCCCTCCCTGTTCGATATCTTGGCATCTCCTTGGGAGCGAATCCGAGGCTAGTGAAGACCTGGAAACCAGTGATTGACAAGGTGGATGAAAAGCTTAGTCTGTGA